Part of the Xiphophorus couchianus chromosome 19, X_couchianus-1.0, whole genome shotgun sequence genome is shown below.
TTACACGGCAAACGGCTTCATCTGAAGAAGGCAAACTCTTAGACGTGACAGAACTCGGTGCAAAGATCTACGCTCCCTGCAGAGCGGTGTGGTGAAGGCTTTACAGCAAACGATGCTTTCATGCTAAGCCATCATACGCCGACAACATTTTGTGGTAACATGGCTTCTCAGCGTCATGCAGTGGTGGATGGTTACATTTTGGCAAgaatctgacattttcttttagtaatGTGCAAAAGTGTAGTATAAAGAAGATTATCTTggaacatgtaaaaaaaaaaactgactgatGTCTTCTTAACGTTAGTTATCAACAAAGCAGCTAGGCGCTAACAGGTCTGAAGTGGACATTATGACAGCATAATACCCCttcaatttttttcattatgacctcaaatttcaaaacattgtattgggattttgtgtgatagaccCCTCCCCACCAAATAACTTCATAAAtatgaagagaaaatgaaaaccaaatctacaaaattttgttttgtagataaaaatctgaaaaatgtgatgtGCCTTTGTTTTCAGTCATGAGTCAATACATTGTAGCATCTCTTTTCTGAAAGGATATGTGTCTGTCagatttgcacatttaaaaactgaagcttTTGCCCATTCTTGTTtccaaaacagctgaaagtctGTCTGATTAAATGCGTACACTCTGcgaacatcaattttcaagtcttgctaGAGAtactaaaattaatttaggtTTGTCCTCTGTCTGGCTCTATGTTGTCTATCCTAGATATATTTAAGGTAGAAAAATCCATgctactttaaataaaaacaataagaatcctgtttttatttaaaaaattgctacTGTATTTACCTCCATCCATATTCTTGCTCCCCCTTAAGGAAAGCATTTCCGCAGCACAACGCtgctgccaccatgtttcactacATGGATGGTATATTCAGTGTGGTGTGAGGTGTTAATTTTGTGCTGCACGTAGTTTGCACGTTTACCAAAATCAATTTCAGTCTCATCTTACCAAAGTACcatcttccacatgtttgctgtccCTGACAAACTGACCGTAGAACACCTATGGTGTTCTTTCCATATTGATTTTTCTTGATGGATTCTCTTAAGGGCCAGATTTATACCATATTAAAAGTTGCCATGTCAACAGATTCACCCACCTGAGCAGCAGATCTCTGCAGCacctccagagttaccacagGCCTTGTGGCTTCTTCTCTGATTCATACTCTCCTTGCATGGCACCTATCAGATTAGGTGGATGGATATGTCTCAGGATGTTTGTAGTTGGACAGTTCAGATAAACTTGTTAAATTAGGGAGGGAACTTCTACAAGGCTTTTgttgctctggattttattaACAAGTGTCACATTGGATGGATATAAATATACATCCCATTTTTCAGATGACAAACAATTATACAAACTTTTACCATTTTCCATAGCCTTCTAGAATAACCCAATTCACTGAAATGTGAGTTCAGTATGAGGTGTACATCTCAGGTTCCTGAGAAGAACACTGCCTGACCTGACACTTATGTGACACATTGCAGATTCTGTGATGCACACCTTTCCTCAAACAAATCCTCACAGTTTAAAGCCTCGACTGACAGGCAGAAAATGGTTCAGTTGTTCAGAAACTGTGGGAGGTGAGGTCTTTGGAATCGCAAAAATCTTAATTGAGACACCTCATGCAAGAATATCTTCTGCCATTGAGTGTAGAGTCAGATGTCATCATCGTTATATGTTTAATAATGAGTCATGTAGTCTGACTGAAACAGAAACTTAGTCACTGAATAGACAGGTCTAAAGTAAGgctgcagctttttttccataaaattgaTTTGCGTAAGCACAGCTTTGCACCTGGGTGGAGTACGTAAGAGCACAAAAAAGGTAAAAGGGCAAAAGCAAGTGACCAGGGGAAGTGGTAAACTCCCTGGTTTTGGTGCATCTGTCCTGCTGGAGTGCCAACATACACACAGATCCTTCACAGACATTCATTTCACACTtcaacacagacaaacacactcTCTAAAGGCATGTGGCATGATGTGCTGCCCTCTACAGGTGGCTGACGGCATGGCGTTCATCGAGCGAAAGAATTATATTCATCGAGACCTGAGGGCTGCCAACATTCTAGTTTCCCATGAACTCATCTGCAAAGTCGCAGATTTTGGCCTTGCAAGATTGATAGAGGACAATGAATACACAGCCAGAGAAGGTAGGAGGAGAACCCTCAAGACTTATCGTTTAACGTTATTAAAGATTTGCtcaaaatgactgtttttgtgAACGTGTTTACGTTTTTCataatctatatttatatttttaaatttattaacaGGTGCAAAGTTCCCCATTAAATGGACCGCTCCAGAAGCTATAAACTATGGCACTTTCTCCATAAAATCTGATGTGTGGTCATTTGGGATTCTTCTCACAGAAATAGTGACATACGGGCGTATTCCTTACCCAGGTAAATACTCCTACCAAGtacacttgattttttttttatatatatatgttttttgaCATGGTGTGTCCTCAGCAATGACCAAAAGGAACAGTGCACATAAGTGACTAACCCAGAGGATGACAATTGAATCACAGAGAAAATAACAACAGTTATTTATCTATTGAGTTTAGGCATTCATTTCATATTCATTTTTGGCACTAATAATGTACTTGAACCATTAGAGTTGAACAATTATGTAACACACATGAGTGAGTTTTAGGTGTAACTAAACATTAATCTCCCTAAATACTTTAAGTGATGTTGAAGACTTTAAACCTTTTAATCTTATTAGCTGTTTAGTGTCATTATTAAGTGAAGCtgctagtttttgttttcagcataAAGTGATTTGTTTACCATTGGATTAACTGGATGCTCTTTGAGCTTAGTTTTGAATTGTAGATTTACCAAGTTTTGTAAAGTCTTTGgagttttcacacaaaaaacaacttttcaagTTATTTAGACGTGTTACAATTTTGCTAGTCCCAATTTTTTCTAGAGTCTGAAGGAAGACCCAACTGTTGTCCTAAGATGAAAGAACTAACTTAAGATGCAATCAAGAATGAAATATCCATAAAATGTTCTCTATCAACTGAAATGAGTTAACTAAATGGTATGTAGTACTGTAGTGGGAAATGTGCACTACAGAGGACAAATTTAGTGTACATGTCATCAGGTGGATATCAACAAATtactattctttttttattattatttcaacgtatcataattttatttcctgttcaGGTATGTCCAACCCAGAAGTGATCCAGAACTTGGAGCGGGGATACAGGATGCCGGCGCCAGAAAACTGCCCTGATGAGCTTTATGACATCATGAAGGAGTGTTGGACGGAGAGACCAGAGGACAGACCCACGTTTGACTACCTGAAGCACCTCCTGGAGGATTTCTTCACTGCCACAGAGAGGCAGTACCAAGAGTAGCTGCAATGGACAGAAAAAGACATACAGAGACACATACATGTGTAATCAAACTAACAGCATGACTGTTGACAGCCAATGCTggattttaaactgtttgctATGGAGTATAAGTGCAGGGGCTGGGACGATTAACATAGTGGTGCTTTGTTTCTGCATCAACCTAACCTGGAAAACATTTGCCATAATCTCTGATGGAAATGTGCGAGCAGGGGAGAGAATTGTGATGATCCTGCTGATTGAGTAAACGGGGGACTCAGTACTGGGCTGAATAAACAGCTGCACTCCTGGTGCTTTTACAGTAACATGTAAATAACTGCTTCGGTTGAATTTTACCTCCACAGTAtgataacagttttatttacagtaacaAACTTTTTGTGAATGCTGTGTATTGTTGCATAAAATAAGCCAGTTGAGCAGAATATTGTTGTGAAGCATAGTAACTATAAAAAAGGTACATTatggatgtttttgttattattatagaGAATGAATGTCTAATGTATAAATAGGAAAATAAGTATTCCTGGAAATGTGGTGATTAGTGTGCATCAGATACTGTTTTAAAGATCCTGTAAATACATCTTcatttgctttctgtttcttttttcagtcaaaattgATATATTTATGTCTGTTACTTTTTATAGTACCAGCAACCCATTGAGTAAACTCAGGCAagatacatattttaaaaaaaaataaaataaataaataaataaagtgtacTTGAATATGGTGACAGGTTGGAAAAAATGTAGAGCTCAAtgtacaaaataatgttttcaacCTAATCGGTTTTCAGGACCAATGTTGAAACCAAACATGTTCCTACACTGCTTAGAAagacacataatttttttttcattgtataTTGAGATAAATTTCTCCCGTTAATTAAGAAAGAATTAGGATAAGTTAACAGTagcacatttttctattttcttattGCCAGAATTGAGAGCACAAGAAGAGTTAcagatttcttattttcttttaagtcagaAGTGTTTTCCTatctattttgtgaagtgaATCAATCCATCCTACAAAACACTTAGACAACATGACGCTGCCCCTGTGCTTCACATTTGCTTCTCAAGCTTTGAAACTTCCCCTTTTTACCTTCAGATGTCATTTTGATCAGTATAATAATATACTGTAGCTGTGGTTCATGAACTTAGATTAAAGAAGACCCTTAAATAATTTTACTGGATGAACAAGGTACCTCAAAAGAGGAAGAGTAATTGAAATTAGATAGGCAGAGGTAAAGTGGTTTCTATGAGGCAAAATTGTTAAGTAAAGCACCCAGAAATTGTAATCAAGTTAAGAGTCAAACTACTTCAATATATTGTtactcaataaaaaataaaaagtggtcATCCAGTAAATGACTTAAGTtggaattaaaatgtattttgtttaaaaggCTACTTaaatactgagtaactgatgaTGCCATCAGATGGAGAAACATAATTTGAGTAAATAAGTAATTGTATCAAGTTACTATATCCACTTGTGCAGGAAAGACATGCTTACAGTGatcaaaaataactatttttaaaaaagattacagaaaaagcaacaattttgaGTGTACTGAAATGATCTATGATTTGACATATTTTGCTACTATGCCTGAAAGTGGCAAATTATGTACTAGATTATGAGGCATAAGAGCAATGCACAGAACCCACAAATATTTCTCTGTGGAATGTAAACAGAGCTTCTCCCAGGGTACGTGCTTAGCATACCTCAActtttttaggttaaaaaatgtaaacagtaaaAGATGAAATGTTATCTGTTAGATGCAAAGGTGGAGGTAGAAAGCACAGACTATTTATGCACGTAGTAAACCTAAAGATTCATCTCTGAGTGAAATCGTTTTGTGTCCCTCTGGCGCCCCCTATGGACAGCTGCTGACATCCCATTGACCAAACGTGTCGCTGTTGTCTCCTCTCCTGCACTGTGGGTAAAATCATCcaaaaaataagactaaaatGGCATTTACCTCCCAaggcacaaagaaaaaagtttgctACTACTATGATGGTAAGTACACTCATAGTTGCAGTTTCATAAGTAGACTCGATAACTGATAAAATCCGACAGAGTTTGCATCTATCAATTTTACCTCTTGCTAACCTAAGCTAACGTAGCTAGCTTGAGACGCAGCTTGTACTCCTCACCTCAGTTTTGAGATGTTGGTGTGCTTAAACTCTAAAAACGTGATTTGGCCATAGCCAAAGATGGCtcttcaaatacaattctatgCATTTTTGAAGCGGTTTttatactttgatttaaaaaaaaaaaaacccagccaATCAGCTAGCGCGCTAACACATGATGCACGGTTATTGTcaataaaattagtttgtaCTTGGAAAAGACTCATTTTTCTACCTTCGAAAGTTTGGCGTTTGTTGTTGGAAATGCTCAAATCAACGTTAACTGATGTTAAAAAGCCAGTAGGCAACTTTAGATCATTTCCCTCCCCTATTTCTAGTATCACCGACAGGATAGTGAGCAGATCTCAACAGACATTTATTTCCtgacagattttgtgtttttttttttctcatttcaggtGATGTTGGAAATTACTACTATGGTCAGGGCCATCCCATGAAGCCTCACCGAATCCGCATGACCCACAACCTGCTGCTCAACTATGGGCTCTACAGAAAGATGGAGATCTATGTATGTGCAATTAAGCAACCTGGGTTTATGCTACTTGGTTGTACAGAGAGGTTCTGTCCCTGGATGTAATCAATGACTTTATCTTTGTTGTTGCAGCGTCCACACAAAGCCAGTGGAGAAGAGATGACCAAGTATCACAGTGATGATTACATCAGGTTCTTGCGCTCTATCAGGCCAGACAACATGTCAGAATACAGCAAACAGATGCAGAGATGTAAGTTTCATCTGAAAACCTAACAAAATCTTTCTATtccattattgtttttacatgcaTCTTGACTATCTTTACTATCTTTAGAGAAAGTAGATCTTACAAAGCCATTTATTCCTTTCATTCAACCTTTTTAGAGTAATTAGAAAAAAACGTGTAGTCCGGTCACAGagatgtgaaattattttaatgcccCTAAATCAGTAAgcctgtgtttttattagtaaTTAATTTGTAAGAATAAATAATTTGCTCAGAATTTTCTAGATTTTCTCATGATTATTTGGTTAAAATACATACAATTCtaataacaaatttaaatattctaaagaaACACAAGTTATTCTTTAGAATATTTAGAGAAATGTAAgattacacagtaaaaaaacagaacaaaaattgTAACGAAAGAGAATAACTTatgcttccaggtcatgtgggTGATCCTTCAGAGTGTCTGAGGATGGATTGTGTTCATGCCGCTAAATTAAGTAACAAGTATCGTATGCCACCTATGAAGCTGGTTTTGAAGCAAACCAACCTCAAAAAAACGTTTTAGTAGCATATTTAGTGCGTTTGGATCGTTCAGGACCGATGCTGTTCCCGGTCTGAACAATACAGATGTCTGGTGTTGTGTTTTGCAGTTAATGTGGGTGAGGACTGTCCGGTCTTCGATGGTTTGTTCGAGTTCTGCCAGCTCTCAGCAGGAGGCTCCGTCGGTAAGTCCATCTTCTTTGAAGAAGTCCGGTACCCCTTTGTTTTAGAAAAGTTAAAATTCTCACTTTCTCACTGTGTTTCAGCCGGTGCCGTAAAGTTGAACAAACAGCAGACAGACATCGCGATCAACTGGGCCGGAGGGCTTCATCACGCCAAAAAGTCTGAAGCCTCTGGGTTTTGCTACGTCAACGACATCGTACTGGCAATCCTGGAGTTACTGAAGTGAGTGTGACAGAGAGGTTGATACTCAGTGTGTGTAATAATGACATTTCTGGCTTCTTATGATTCCAGTCACAATATTCTACATAACATGCATAAAAACTGTTGGAAttgaaatcatattttcttattcatAGATACCATCAGAGAGTTCTCTATATAGATATTGACATCCACCATGGAGACGGTGTGGAGGAGGCTTTCTACACCACAGATCGTGTTATGACTGTGTCCTTCCACAAGTATGGAGAGTACTTCCCAGGCACCGGTGACCTGAGGGTATGGCTTTAACAACTGTACATGTAAACATGTCAGAGGGCTGTAAtaataaaatgctgcttttcttGTTCTCTTAAGGATATTGGTGCTGGAAAGGGTAAATATTATGCTGTAAATTATCCACTGAGGGATGGGATCGATGATGAGTCCTATGAAGCCATTTTCAAACCTGTGAGTTAATAAAGTCTTGTTAAATTCATAATGTAGATGttcttcaaagcaaaaataaataaataaaacaaatgataatTGAGTGTCGCTGTtgcgtttttgttttcttctgtagaTCATGGCGAAGGTGATGGAGATGTACCAGCCCAGTGCTGTGGTCCTCCAGTGTGGAGCCGACTCTCTGTCAGGGGACAGACTGGGCTGCTTCAACCTCACCATTAAAGGCAAGATTATGAAACTCGGATGAGACAGGCAGAGTCTCATttgaatgttgttgttttttttaatattattcttCCACTATGTCTGCTTAGGCCATGCCAAGTGTGTGGAGTACATTAAGAGCTTCAACCTGCCGCTGCTGATGCTGGGAGGAGGCGGCTATACGATCCGGAACGTGGCTCGTTGCTGGACATTTGAGACTGCTGTGGCCCTTGATAGCTCCATCCCCAATGGTATGCAATTTTTCCTGTTAGAAATTCTTTGCTCCCAATTGTTTTACGTGATCTACCAATGGAACTCATTGTGTCAATGTCAAAACATGCCGGGTATGTGTGAGGAGACGTAAAATAAATGAGTAtgtaataagaaaataatctgtaaaGCTTTATATTTCTTGATGTACTTCAGTGTTTTCCCATAAATACACACTAGGAAGCAGTGTGTTTCAGGTTGGCccttaaaaatattcaactcaGATGTTGTGAATGAACCAATCAGATGCTCATGTCCAGatgacataataaaatattatgtaaataCTTTCTCTCAAACTGACAGAGCTCCCATACAATGATTACTTTGAGTACTTTGGACCAGACTTCAAGTTGCACATCAGCCCCTCCAATATGACCAATCAGAACACAAACGACTACCTGGAGAAGATCAAGTGAGTTCATGAAACACGTTTTATATTTGGagtatttgtttgcttttggcCAGAGAGAACAGAGAACTTCTTAGAGCTGAATTATTCCTGTGTCGCCTCCTACAGGCAGCGCTTGTTTGAGAACCTGCGCATGTTGCCTCACGCCCCCGGAGTCCAGATGCAAGCCATCCCAGAGGACGCCGTGCAGGAGGACAGTGGCGACGAAGAGGACGATCCAAACAAACGCATATCTAgtaaaatcatttctgtttcttccaCATTTACTCTGCATCAGCTCTCAGTTGTTATTGTGGAGAACCAGCTGCAGCATCTCTTAATGCACATCTCCCTTCTGATAAACGTCCAGTCCGCGCTCACGACAAAAGGATAGCGTGCGAGGAAGAGTTCTCGGACTCTGAGGACGAAGGCGAAGGCGGTCGCAGGAATGCAGCCAGCTACAAGAAAGCCAAAAGGACCGAAGGAGAGAAGGAgacagaggagaagaagaagagtacagaggaaacaaaaggtAGTCATCCTCACATCCTGTTAAATAATAATCAAGTCATTGAGTAAGTAATTTCAAATCTGTCACAGaagtaaaagaagaagagaaggtaccagaggaggaaaaaatggaCACGTCAAAGTGAGAAAACACAGCACATTCACATTGACCATGATGGCCAGGAGGCGGCTAACAGAAGGTGTTAATCATTTCCTTCCTCTGGATCCTTTAGGCCAAATGAGGAACCCAAGACACCTTGAGGTCCTGAACTTCCTGTGACAACAGTACATCAGATCAGAGCTGAtcctaaagttttttttttctaaatgattgTTGCAGTGAAAGCTGGTAAAGAACTGTATATTTTAAGGCAGTGGAGATTAAATGGTTTCCATTTGTTCTTAATCTTTTCAACTTTTCCGTGTTTGGACAGAAAAcgtatttttcagtatttttttgtatgaatttCTCTTATTTACTATATTTGCTTTTCCAGTTGTGaaaatatctgtaaaaatgGCTTAGCATGTGCCTATTTTATATACTTGGATGTAATTTAACTAATTTTGGCAATTGTCTTTGTCATTTGATCCCCTTGTGTTATGTGCCTTTGGAGTTGTAGCaaaataatgtagaaaaatgtgTCCCTTTTCTAGAAAACATGCAACTCGTCTTGTCCACCAAAATTTACAAGATGCATATTTCTATACATATTTTACAGTTCTGCTTAAATTAGCTTGTGCTTTTAAGTTGCGCAATAACTTTAGGGATTTTTCAGAAACTAAAGAGATCACATTTtgaacacatttctttaaacaaacttGTCTGTTGACGACTAAGTTCACTGAAAAGGAAAGCCAGATGTCTCGATTGATTTGTGTATATATTCGTATTCTGAAAACAGGTGagttctttaaacattttgattgaACAAAACCTGTCAGAGATTTCAACTgcattaaaatctttttttaaagaatagaaaatgtgagttttctttttacaatgaAACAGACATTTAAACTGAAGGTACATGAggcagattttaaaaaggtacaaaaattataaaaacatttttaaaagcattccATCAAATCATATGCCACTAATGGGCATAAATAGTAAAATGCAACTGCTTTAACTTAAGTCCAGATATATCAAAATATCTGAATTGTAACAGATTCTCTCTGTTCAGTTTTTCATCCTATTCAgttggatgaaaaatgtttttttctggtttagaCCCAGTCACTCAGCGTCTCTGTGCCGTGCAGCAGTTCATCCTGCTCTGCAGGTTGCTCTTCGGCTGCTTCCTCTAGAAACGGCGGTGGAGTATCAGCCCTTTCCTGGACTCTAACCTgaaagtgtaagaaaaaaaacaagttaagtTTGGATGAATCAATGATCTGATTCAGTAATTCcttatttttatgaattgacaacttcatttaattttcacatatgctagaaaaaaaaaatgacagggCAGCAAATGTGTAAACTGGTTATTGTGTATTCATCAGAAATACACTAACGACTCTTATACTTTAATTACAAGAATGCAAAGTAAGAAAAGctcaaattttagttttaatttaattacatacAAGTGTATAGGGAACACTGCACATTCTATTCCAgattgaaaatgaataaaatgtagcaaCGTTTTCACTAAAGAAAGTGAATTAGAGACACAcctaaaactttaaacattattGCTTGATATTATGCAGGTAAGTCTAAgtcaaaaaaactgaaaaaaggccAATCCTGCACAGATCTGGAGTCTTTAATACAACATCAAAAGTATTATGGCATTCACACAGATCTCTGCAGTAAATGCAGAACACCTGGTAGGACCTTACCCTCCTTGCCTGGCGCGGTTTCTTCCTGCACGGACAAAGGTACAGGAAGGAAGTGCAGGCAGCAAAACAGCGAAAGGTGAACACTGATTCCACGATGCACATTAAGATGAGAGGCATCCAAAGAATGATGCTGGTTACCTTAATTTACACACAAgacaacattttttacacaCCAATTTCATCTCAGTATAAAGGGTTACTGATCAAACTTGGGTGAATATTGTACCTACATAGATACGAGTAGGATCGAAGGGG
Proteins encoded:
- the LOC114134136 gene encoding probable histone deacetylase 1-B yields the protein MAFTSQGTKKKVCYYYDGDVGNYYYGQGHPMKPHRIRMTHNLLLNYGLYRKMEIYRPHKASGEEMTKYHSDDYIRFLRSIRPDNMSEYSKQMQRFNVGEDCPVFDGLFEFCQLSAGGSVAGAVKLNKQQTDIAINWAGGLHHAKKSEASGFCYVNDIVLAILELLKYHQRVLYIDIDIHHGDGVEEAFYTTDRVMTVSFHKYGEYFPGTGDLRDIGAGKGKYYAVNYPLRDGIDDESYEAIFKPIMAKVMEMYQPSAVVLQCGADSLSGDRLGCFNLTIKGHAKCVEYIKSFNLPLLMLGGGGYTIRNVARCWTFETAVALDSSIPNELPYNDYFEYFGPDFKLHISPSNMTNQNTNDYLEKIKQRLFENLRMLPHAPGVQMQAIPEDAVQEDSGDEEDDPNKRISIRAHDKRIACEEEFSDSEDEGEGGRRNAASYKKAKRTEGEKETEEKKKSTEETKEVKEEEKVPEEEKMDTSKPNEEPKTP